AAAATAAACTAAGCAGCAATAGGATAATCTTTATAAAGTTCTTCTGCCTGCTTGTAGATAAAATTAACTAATTTTGATGTTGCTTTAAATTTGTGTTTCCTTAATATTCTTTTTATTGCAGTTCTTACTTTTGCTTTATGTTGCTCACTTTTTGTCCAGTCAATAATAAGCTGTGATTTTATTTTTTCTGTTAGTTCCTTTGCTACATTTATAATTCTTTCATCATATTTACAGTCTGAAGTTCCAATTAAAAGGTCATAAAAAGCTTCTTCTTCCTCTGAAAGTCCTAATTTTTCTCTACATGCGTTTATATTTTTAAGCTCTTTTGCTAAATCCTGAAGTTGATTTATTACTTCTTCTACCGTTAGTATTCTGTTGTTATATTTTTTTATCAGTTCATCAATTCTTTCTTGAAATGATTTTCTTTTAGCTTTATTCCTTTTTAATCTTACTTTTATCTGGTCTTTTAAAAGACTTTCAAAAACTTTTATTCTCGCTTCTTTATTAGAAATATTATTTAGATATTTAATAAAATCAGGATCAAAAATTGAAACCTCTTCCTGCGTAGTATCTATTCCAAATATATTTTTTATCTTTGAAGCTTTAACTGATTTATCTACAAGATGTTTAACTGCATTTTCTATTTCATCTGAAATATCCAGTTCTTTATGGGGATTATATTTTCTTATTATTCTTGCTACATTCTGGAAAAACTCTAAATCATCTTTTATCTCTATTGCTTCTTTTTCTGTGCTAACCAGAGCAAAGGCTTTGGTTAATGCTGAAACTTGTTTTAAAAACTCTTTCATTTCGTTGGGGTCTTTTGTGATTTTAGTATATATTTCTTGAAGAAGTCTTGCTTGTTCAGTATTTGATAGCTTTTTCCAGTTTTCAAAATTTATTCTCCCAAGGTAAGACTTTACAATTTCATACTTTTCCAGCATTAGTTTTACAGCATCTTCTATTGGAATAACTGCATCCTTGATAATATCCTGTGTATAGACTGATAAGGATTTCTTTAAGTCATCTGTTATTCCTATGTAGTCAACTATAAGACCACCTGTTTTACCGGGATAAACTCTGTTTACTCTGGCTATTGCCTGTAAAAGAGAATGATTTTTCATAGGTTTGTCTATATACATTGTAGAAACAACAGGAGCATCAAAACCTGTTAACCACATATCAACGACAATTACTATTTTTAACGGGTCATCTGGATTTTTAAATCTTGTTGCAAGTTCTTTTATCTCTTGCTGGCTTCTTGTGTGCGGCCAAAATTCCTGCGGGTCATGGCTTTTGCTTCCTGACATAACAACAGCTATTTCTGGGCAGTTTGGTTGTTTTTTCATAAGATTATACATCTCTACTGCTGCCGCTCTACTTACGCAAACAACCATAGCCTTTGTATCAAGTTCTAATGAGTTAAAATGCCTGACTATATCTTTTGCTATTTTTTCCAATCTGTCTGGATTTCTTATAAGCATTTCAAGGGTTGAAAATCTTTTCTTCAGTCCTTCTTTTTTCTCTTCCTCAATGGCTTTTGTAATATCTTCAAACTCAAGGTCTAAAAAATGCTCTGCAAGGTGTAGCTCTGTAAATCTTGCCTCATAGTAAATGGGAACTATAGTTCCATCTTCAACGGCATTTTTAATCGTATAAACTCCTGCATAATCTCCAAAGACGGCAGTTGTTGACCTGTCATCTGTTTCTATAGGTGTTCCTGTAAATCCTATAAACATAGCATTTGGAAGGGCAAGTCTTACATTCTGGGCAAATTTTTTATACTGTGAGCGGTGGGCTTCGTCTGCAATTATAATTATGTTTTCCCTTTCTGATATGGTAGGAAATTTTTTGCCTTCTTTTCTTTCTTCATCTGTTAGCTGGAATTTTTGGATTGTTGTAAATATTATTCCACCGGATTTTTTATCTAATTTTTCCCTTAAATCTTTTATACTGTCTGCTATTTCTACATACTCTTTTAGCTCGGTTTTTAAAAATGTTTTTGATAGCTGGTCGTCAAGTTCTGTTCTATCTGTTAGCATCACAACTGTCGGGTTTTTTAGCTCTTTAGACTTAATAGCTTTCCTGACATAAAAAACCATAGACAAAGACTTTCCGCTTCCCTGTGTATGCCAGAAAGTTCCTATTCTTTTGTCAGTGGAATTTAAAGCTTTTAATGTATTTTTAATTGCTTTTCTTACATCGTAAAATTGATGATACATAGCAATTTTTTTAATGATAGTTTCTCCGTCTTTCTCAAATACTACAAAATCCTTTATGTATTCTAAAAGCCTTTCTTTATTAAATAATCCTTTTATTAAAACTTCTAAAGATGGTATTGTATCTTCTTGATAATCGTATTTATCTTTAATCCCTCTCCATTTTGAAAATCTATCGTAAGAAGCTGTTAGACTTCCTATTCTTGTTTCAAGTAGATTACTGATTACTAAAATTTCGTTGTAATAAAAGATTTGAGGTGCAAGTTCTTTATAGTTTTGTATTTGTCTGTAAGCTTCTTTTAAGGATCTATCAAGATTTTTTAATTCAAACAAAGCTATCGGAAGACCATTTATAAACAAAACAATATCAAATCTAACTCCATCTTTATTAACTTCTTTAACTACAAACTGATTAGCTACTAAGAACTGGTTATTTTCAGGGTTTTTAAAATCTATTAGTTTTACGATGTCTGTTTTTATGTTTCCCTTACTGTCTTTATACTCAACAGGAACGCCATTTATAAGTAATTTGTGGAAATTTAAATTTGTATGTTCTAAACTTGGCTGAGCTATTGATAAAAGTCTTTTGTAAACCTCTTCTAATGTAGTTTCTGGTATATGTGGATTTATTTTTTTTAGGCTTTCTAAAAATCTATTTTTCAGTATTACGCTTGATAGGTTTTCTCTTTCTTGATTTTCAGGAATTAACTGGCTTCCATGAATATAATCCCAACCTTCCCCTTCTAACCAATCTAAAGCTGGTTGTTCTACTAACTTGTCTTCTGTTATATTGCTCATATTAGTTTCTCTATAAAATCTTTTGTGCTTATCTTTTTTATATCCGATGAGTAAAAATTATCATCGTTAGATAAAATTAAATCACACTCATTTTCTTTCTAAAAGAAGAGTATTTTCTAAATCTTTAAAGTTTTTGTCTTTTTGCATTATTTCTATTGCTTTTTCTGAATATTCGCTAATTACATTACCATCTACAAATACTCTTTTATAGTTCACTTCCCATTTGCTCCTTGATTTTTTGAATAATGAGATTTGGGTCTATTCCTTTAAAATACTTTCTTCTTTCTTTTATTCTTTTTAAAGCTTCTAACTTTTTCTTTTTTTCTATTTCTTTATAGACATTTTCTATAAGCTCTTATATTATCTTGCTTTGTGATTTATTCTCTATTTTTGCAAGTTCTTTTAGTTTTTCTTCAGTTTCTTTGAATAAAGTTATATTTTTTCTAACTTTGCTTTGTTTTTTACTTTTTAGTTTTATCTTTGCACCTTTTAAATTTTTGTTATACGCATAAATTTATACATAAACTAAATTGCGTCAACTTGGATTTATAGGCTTTGATATTTTTCAAAACTATCAATTAATATTTTTTTGTTTGCTATAAATTCGTTAAACAGTTTAAGTTGCTTTTCGTTTAATTTTCTTCCATATTTTACTTCAATAAGAGTTTTATCATCTGTTAGAAAATCAAGTTCTATGCCATCTTGTAAAACATAACAAGGATTTTTATTTTTGATTTTTAGAAAAACTAAATTCTCAAAGACTGCTCCTAAATCCCTAAACCCTGTAATAACATTTCTTATTCCAACATCTCCAGCATATATTTTTTTGGGAGATTTTAGCCTTTCATTCAGTTTTCCACATCTTTCTATTGCATATATAATGTATGTGTCTAAAAAATATTCAAAAAATCTTTTTGCTGTATCTGGGCTTATGTCTAACACTTTTGATATTTTATTTAAACTTATCTGTTTCCCCGCTCTTTCCATTAGTAAGAAGAAAAATTCTTTTAAAGCTGTTTTTTCTTTTATGTTGTGCATAGCTATTATATCTTTATAAAGGATATCATCAATAAGCCGTTTTACGTATTCTAAATCCTCTGTTAAAACATATTCTGGAATTCCTCCAATTTTCATATAATCCTCAAAATAAGCTTTTAATAAGTGTTTATCTGCTTTTTTAATTTTTATTCCTTTAAAGTTTAAGAATTCGTAAAAATCAAGTGGCAAAATTTCTGTAATTTTTTCTCTTCCTGTTAAAAAAGCTTTTTTGTCTTTTAGAACAGATGCTGAAGATGAAGAAACAAATATTTTTGCATTGTAAAGGTCGTATAGATTTTTTAACTGCACTGAAAAATCTTTTTTATATGTAATTTCATCTAAAAACAGATAAATTTTTTCTGAAAAAGGTATTTTTTGAAGCTTTAAATACTCTTCTATAATGTCTAATATGCTTAAATTTTCTAACTTATAGAAATCCAATGATATAAAGAATATACAATTTGGTAATACATTTTTTTCTTTTATCAATTTACTTATAAGTATTTTCATTATTGATGTTTTACCTATACGGCGAAGTCCTGTAATTATTTCAATAGATGGATTATCTATAGATGATATTAAAGGTATTGTATATTTAGGTCTATCAATGAAATCTGTTTTAAATTCTCCTTCCCACCATGGATTAAATCTGTAAAAAATCTCTTCCAATTTATTTGTCCTTAGCTTAATAATTTATGTATAAATATACGACACCATCGTATATAAATCAAGAATTTTATACGATACTATCGTATAGTTTAAACTTTAACTCTGATTTGTCCTGTTATTAGCTTTGGTAGTAGTGTGTCTCGCAATTGGGTTAGAGTTTGGATTTGATTGTTTTGTTTTTTATTCATAATATTTTTAGCAAAATTTGAAAATTTATTTTGTAATTCTTTGGGCGGAATATAAATTTTAAATGTTTTTAAAAAAGATTTTAATTGAAAATTACTAATTCCTGTGCTTTCTGTTTGATAATTAGCCATAACTCCTTTTGAGTAAAGATATTTCCAATAAAAATAAATAAATTCTGGTCTCGCACTTTTATTTACTATTAACTTACGGCAAAAATTGGAAAATACTAAAGGATATGTGGAGTTTTCTATTATGGATTTAGAAACATAAAAAATTCTACCTGTTGGTTGACCTTTAGTCCCGCCAGATAACTCAATCAAAAGTTCTCCTTCTTTTAACTTCCTTTTTTCTAAAGATGATGACTTTATATATCTTATTGGAAGGTTATCATACAACCCTATATCCAAATTTTTAAAATCTGTTCCTCTTATAGCATATACTTTTTTATTAAATTTACCTTTTACAGTTTCTTTTCCCCAATCTCCACCGATTGTATCTTTAATTAGCTCCCCAAAAGTTCCAACTCTCCATCCTTTAGGGATTTTTCCAAGTTCACTGTCTATAAATTCACCACCACTTGATTTATAGGGTTTTCCCTCTTCATTTGGAAACTCAAAATCTATAAACCATCTCTTAAAAATAGTTTTTGCTATTTCTTCAAGGGTTTTATTTTGCTCCATTAAATTTTCTATCTGGTCGTCTATACTTCCTAAAATATCTGCAATTTTTTCTTGTTCGGGTATAGGTGGGAGGAATATTTCCAATTGTTTTAAAGCAGAACCTGAAACTTCTTTAAAAGTTGAACCAGACGCTATACTTTCTAATTTAGGTTTATTTAGTTTTAACCAATAATATAAAAATTCATTGTTAAGCTTATTCTTTTCTTTAATAATAAAAGAACGAAATCCTTGATTTGTAGCTAATTCCTTACCCGCAATAGCAACATAACCAATAGGTGCTCTTGAAGATAATAAAACTGTTCCTCTAGGTAAAAGTTTAGCTGATGATTTTTTTAATCCAAGTTCTGTGATATTTTTACTTCCCCTATAGATATATCTATATCGAAAATTTGATAAATCTTTAGGGGTTATCCAAGATATATTTCCATTCCAATATTTAGGATTTTTTGTTGAAGGAGTTCCACCACCTACAATTTCTGCAATCTCCCCCAACTTCCTAATTTCCCAACCTTCAGGGATTTTTATATTCATTATTTCCATCTATATATTCAATGTTTGGTTTATCCTTTCCTAAAATCACAAATAAAGCAAGTTTATATCTGTATTTTCCATTAGGATTTATAAAATCTTTTAGTTTCCTAATATCATCTTTAAACTGTTTTTTATCACTCCACCATGTTTTAAATTCAATTGCTAACAAATTATATTCATTGCTTCCTCTTTTATGCAAAATAATATCTGGGTATGTTCCATTAACAGAATGCTCTGTTCTTTTAACATCATCAAAATTTCTGTTGTATTCAAAATCCAAATCATAACCTTTAAACTCAGAATTTTTTAAAAGCTCATAAAAATAAATACCAAACCAAAAAACAATACTTCTTTCATGAACTCTATTTTCTATAAGATATTTTTGTTCCTGATAAACTTTATCCAAAGCTTTTTTTACAAGTTCAATTAAATTTTCATTCAATCTTAAACCCCAGCTCTGCCAAATTTTGTTTTATCTTTTCCTCAAGCTCCCTTGACTTTTTAAATTGCTCTGATAATTCTTTTGTTAACCTTGCCATTTTTTCTTCAAAAGGTTCGCTGTCTTCTTCTATTTCTGCAATTCCAACATAACGACCGGGAGTTAATATATAATCATGTTCTTTAATTTCATCTATCGTTGCAACTTTACAAAAGCCTTCTATATCTTTATACTCTGGATAGCCTTTTTCTCCTCTGTAGCTTCTATAAGTGCTTGCTATTTTCTGAATATGTTCATCTGTAAACTCATTTAAATTTCTTGACACTGGATTATAAAGCTCCCTTGCATCTATAAATAGAGTTTCCCCTTTTCTGTTCC
The sequence above is a segment of the Persephonella sp. genome. Coding sequences within it:
- a CDS encoding type I restriction endonuclease subunit R translates to MSNITEDKLVEQPALDWLEGEGWDYIHGSQLIPENQERENLSSVILKNRFLESLKKINPHIPETTLEEVYKRLLSIAQPSLEHTNLNFHKLLINGVPVEYKDSKGNIKTDIVKLIDFKNPENNQFLVANQFVVKEVNKDGVRFDIVLFINGLPIALFELKNLDRSLKEAYRQIQNYKELAPQIFYYNEILVISNLLETRIGSLTASYDRFSKWRGIKDKYDYQEDTIPSLEVLIKGLFNKERLLEYIKDFVVFEKDGETIIKKIAMYHQFYDVRKAIKNTLKALNSTDKRIGTFWHTQGSGKSLSMVFYVRKAIKSKELKNPTVVMLTDRTELDDQLSKTFLKTELKEYVEIADSIKDLREKLDKKSGGIIFTTIQKFQLTDEERKEGKKFPTISERENIIIIADEAHRSQYKKFAQNVRLALPNAMFIGFTGTPIETDDRSTTAVFGDYAGVYTIKNAVEDGTIVPIYYEARFTELHLAEHFLDLEFEDITKAIEEEKKEGLKKRFSTLEMLIRNPDRLEKIAKDIVRHFNSLELDTKAMVVCVSRAAAVEMYNLMKKQPNCPEIAVVMSGSKSHDPQEFWPHTRSQQEIKELATRFKNPDDPLKIVIVVDMWLTGFDAPVVSTMYIDKPMKNHSLLQAIARVNRVYPGKTGGLIVDYIGITDDLKKSLSVYTQDIIKDAVIPIEDAVKLMLEKYEIVKSYLGRINFENWKKLSNTEQARLLQEIYTKITKDPNEMKEFLKQVSALTKAFALVSTEKEAIEIKDDLEFFQNVARIIRKYNPHKELDISDEIENAVKHLVDKSVKASKIKNIFGIDTTQEEVSIFDPDFIKYLNNISNKEARIKVFESLLKDQIKVRLKRNKAKRKSFQERIDELIKKYNNRILTVEEVINQLQDLAKELKNINACREKLGLSEEEEAFYDLLIGTSDCKYDERIINVAKELTEKIKSQLIIDWTKSEQHKAKVRTAIKRILRKHKFKATSKLVNFIYKQAEELYKDYPIAA
- a CDS encoding ATP-binding protein, with product MEEIFYRFNPWWEGEFKTDFIDRPKYTIPLISSIDNPSIEIITGLRRIGKTSIMKILISKLIKEKNVLPNCIFFISLDFYKLENLSILDIIEEYLKLQKIPFSEKIYLFLDEITYKKDFSVQLKNLYDLYNAKIFVSSSSASVLKDKKAFLTGREKITEILPLDFYEFLNFKGIKIKKADKHLLKAYFEDYMKIGGIPEYVLTEDLEYVKRLIDDILYKDIIAMHNIKEKTALKEFFFLLMERAGKQISLNKISKVLDISPDTAKRFFEYFLDTYIIYAIERCGKLNERLKSPKKIYAGDVGIRNVITGFRDLGAVFENLVFLKIKNKNPCYVLQDGIELDFLTDDKTLIEVKYGRKLNEKQLKLFNEFIANKKILIDSFEKYQSL
- a CDS encoding restriction endonuclease subunit S, giving the protein MNIKIPEGWEIRKLGEIAEIVGGGTPSTKNPKYWNGNISWITPKDLSNFRYRYIYRGSKNITELGLKKSSAKLLPRGTVLLSSRAPIGYVAIAGKELATNQGFRSFIIKEKNKLNNEFLYYWLKLNKPKLESIASGSTFKEVSGSALKQLEIFLPPIPEQEKIADILGSIDDQIENLMEQNKTLEEIAKTIFKRWFIDFEFPNEEGKPYKSSGGEFIDSELGKIPKGWRVGTFGELIKDTIGGDWGKETVKGKFNKKVYAIRGTDFKNLDIGLYDNLPIRYIKSSSLEKRKLKEGELLIELSGGTKGQPTGRIFYVSKSIIENSTYPLVFSNFCRKLIVNKSARPEFIYFYWKYLYSKGVMANYQTESTGISNFQLKSFLKTFKIYIPPKELQNKFSNFAKNIMNKKQNNQIQTLTQLRDTLLPKLITGQIRVKV